CGCCCAGCAGGCGGGCCACCAGGCTGATCTTGGCGAAGTGCTCGATCGTCTCCATCTTGTAGTACGCCGCGAAGACGTCGCCGCCGATCGTGAGCGCGCCATGATTCGCCAGCAGCATGCCGTCGTGCGCTTTCACGTACTTGCGGACGGCCTCGGGCAGCTCCCTGGTGGACGGAGTCGCGTATTCCGCAATCGGCACGCTCCCCAGGGTCGTCACCACCTCGGCCAGCACCGCCCGATCGAGCGGAATGCCGGCCACCGCGAAGCCGGTCGCGATCGGCGGATGCGCGTGGACGACCGCCCTGGCGTCCGGCCGCTGCCGGTACACCTCGAGGTGCATCTGCATCTCGGACGACGGATCGCGCTCCCCTGCGAGCTTGCGCCCCTCGAGATCGGTGATGCACATCATCGCCGGCGTCATGAAGCCCTTGCAGACGCTCTTCGGCGTCATCAGCAGACGGCCGGCGTCGAGCCGGACGCTGATGTTGCCGTCGTTCGACGCGGTGTAGCCGCGGGCGTAGAGCCGGCGGCCCACCTCGACGATCGCGTCGCGCAGCTCCTGCTCGTTCATTTGGCGAACTTCGCCTGGTAGGCGCGGCGGCACTGGTCGGAGCAGAAGAAGCGCATCTCGCTGCCGCTGCCGAACGACGGCGCGTTCGTCGGCGCGACGAAGGTGCCGCAGATCGGATCGCGCACCAGCGCGACCGCCTGCGGCGCCGACGCGGCGCCGCGGATCCCGTCGACGATGCCGCGGACCAGGCGCATCAGGGCGCGGATCACCAGGATCAGCAGTACCAGCTTGAGAATCCAGCCGGTCATTTCTTCTCGACGTCCGGGTGCGCCGCCTTCACGCCCGCCAGCGCCTGCTCTGCGGCGCGGGCTTCGTCGCTGCCGGGCGCCGCCGCGAGCACGCGCTGCCACGCCTCGGCCGCCCCCTTGAGGTCCTGCTTCCCGAAGGCGCGGACGATGCCGACGTTGAGCAGGGTCTTGGCATGTCTGGCGTCGATCGCCAGCGATCGATCGAACTGCTGCAGCGCCTTGTCCGGCTGGTTCATGTAGTAGTACGCGATCCCGAGATCGGTACTGGCGTTCACGTCTTTCGGCTGAATCTCGAGCGCCGCCTGGTACCATTCCGCCGCCTCGGGGAAACGGCCGGCGTCGAAATAGAGATTGCCGAGCTGCACGCGCGACGCCGCGTCGCGCGGATTCTGCTGCGCGGCCGTCTTCAGCGCCGACGCGCGGGTCTCATCGAGCGGCGGCGCCGCCTGGGCACCGCTGTTCGCCGGTTGGCTGGCCGCGGCGGGCGCGGCGGTGGGCGAGGGTGGCACGCCCTGCTGGCTGCCGAGGATCCAGCCGACCAGGACGCCGAAGAACACTCCGGCCAGGCCGACGACGAGCGATTCTTTAGACACGGCGGATCCCGATCATATTTCATCCGCGGGGTCTCGACCCTCGGACTCCCCCACACGCGCCAGGCTCGTCCGCACGGACCCCTCCTAGCGCGGAGCCTCACAGGCGCGGAGGTAGTCGCGGACGGCGCGGTCCAGGCCGACGTACAGCGCGTGGCTGATGAGCGCATGGCCGATCGAGACTTCGTCGAGATGCGGCAGCGTGCGGAACAGCGTCAGGTTGTCGAGGTCGAGATCGTGGCCGGCGTTGACGCCCATGCCGAGCGCGTGGGCGACGTTCGCCGCTTCGATGTAACGGCGGAAGCTGGCGTCCGCCTGGGCCGCCCCCTGCTTGTACGCCCGCGCGAAGGGCTCGGTGTAGAGCTCGACGCGATCGCCGCCGATCGACGCCGCCCATTCGACCGCCGCCCGCTCCGGCTCGACGAACAGGCTGACGCGAATGGCGCGCGAGCGCAGGTCCTCGACGATGCCCTGCATCTCGCCGCGCGGCGTGTCGGGCGGCCAGCCCGCCTGGCTGGTCACTTCGCCGGGACGCACCGGCACGAGCGTGCACTGGTGCGGCCGCACCTCGCGGACCATCGCCAGCAGATCGGGGCGCGGATCCCCCTCGATGTTGAACTCGACCGTGCCACGGTGCGGCGCGAGGAACTGCGCCAGCGCCGGCACGTCATGCCGGGTGATGTGCCGCTCGTCGGCGCGCGGATGGATCGTGATGCCGTGCGCCCCCGCGCTGACGCACACCCGCGCCGCATCGACCACCGACGGCAGCGCCCCGCCGCGCGAGTTGCGCAGCGTCGCCACTTTGTTGACGTTCACCGAAAGACGCGCCACGTTCCGATCACCCGATCACCCGAGGTGCTGCTTCACGCTCTCGGCGATTTCGCGGGCCCAGCCTTGAATCTCCTGCTGATCCTTCCCCTCGATCATCACCCGCAGCAGCGGCTCGGTCCCCGAATACCGTACCAGCAGCCGCCCTTGCCCGGCCAGCCGCGCTTCCACGCGATCGAGCGAAGCGGCAATCGCCGGCACGGAGCGGAGCTCCTTCTTCTCCCTGACCCGGACGTTGACGAGCACCTGCGGGTACGACACCAGCTGCGACGCCAGATCGGCCAGCTCGCGGCGGGTGTCGGCCATCACCCGAATCACGTTCAGCGCCGTGGCGATGCCGTCGCCGGTGAACAGATGATCGGAAAAGATGATGTGGCCCGACTGCTCGCCGCCGATCGCGATGCCGCGCTTGAGCATCTCTTCCATCACGTGCTTGTCGCCGACCGGACAGCGGACCAGCTCGATGCCCGACTCGCGCAGCGCGATCTCCAGCCCGATGTTGCTCATCACGGTCGCGACCAGCGCATCCCCGTGCAGGCGCCCCTGCGCCTTCATGTGGCGCGCGCACATCAGCATGACCGCATCGCCGTCGACGATCCGGCCTTCGTGATCCACGAAGATGGCGCGATCGCCGTCGCCGTCGAACGCGACGCCCAGGCGATGGCCGCCCTGTCGCACGACGGCCGCGAGCCGTTCGGGATGGGTGGAGCCGCAATCGAGATTGATGTTCCTGCCGTCCGGCTCGTCGCCGATGACCGTCACCTCGAAACCGAGCTCGCGGAACAGCCGGGGCGCCACCGTCGTGGTCGCCCCGTTGGCGGTGTCGATCGCGACCTTGAACCGTCCGAGGCGCTCGGGCTGCGGCAGCGCGCGTTTGAGGTGCTCGAGATACGCGTCGATGACGTCCGTGCGTTCGACCGGCGGCAGGCCGCCGGCGGGCACGTGCCAGCTGGTGTCGTGGACGATCGCCTCGACCTGCAGTTCGAGCGTCTCGGTGAACTTCTCACCGCGTCCGGAGAACACCTTGATGCCGTTGTCCTCGAACGGATTGTGGGACGCGCTGATCACCAGGCCGGCGTCGAAGCCCATCGCCCGCGTCACGTAGGCGATCGCCGGCGTCGGAATCACTCCGGCGGACGTGATCGACGCCCCTTCGGCGTGAATGCCGCGCCCCAGCTCGCGTTCGATCCAGTCGCCCGACTCGCGCGTGTCGCGGCCGACGATGAAGCGGAGCGGACGCGCGTCGCGCATCGCCCGGACGAGCGCCGCCCCCAGACGTGCCACGGTCTCGTGATCCAAGGGATGGACACCGGCTTTGCCCCGGACGCCATCCGTACCGAACAGCCTCACCGAATCACCACTGACACCACCGCAGGCTCGATCTGGACGACGCCGAAGTTCTCCGACGGCTCCACCTGAACCCGCAAATTGTACCGGCCCGAGCCGAGCCCGGCAAGGTCAACGAACGCGTCGACGCTGTCGGCGCGAACCGCGGCAAGCGCGTCCCTGGCGCCGCGGACGGTGACGCGCACCAGTTGCGGCGAGAGATTCCCGCGCAGACCGGCGCCCAGGTTCCGGTACCGCACCGGCACGTCCGTCACCTGCCGCTCGACCGGCGCCGGCCAGATCTCGACGGCGACCTGCGCGCTCTGCGCCTGCACCAGGCGGACCGAGGCATCCACGACGCCGATGGTCACGCCGTCGCGCACGCGCGAGCGCGCGTCCTTCACCGACACCGGCTCCGTGGTCGCTTCCGCCACCTGGCGGACGCGCGATTCAGGCCCGACGATCTCGACCGACGGCGGATCCGCGGTCACGCGGCCGACGACGAACCCGGGCGCCGGCTCCCCTTCGACGGCGGGGACGACCGGCACCGTGCGGCGCGCCGATTTCTCCAGTTCGAGCGCGAGCGTCGCCGGCACCACCTGCGACACCTCGATGCCGAAGGGCACGCGGACTTCGTCGGCGCGGATGTGGAACAGCCGCGAACCGGCGCGCGCGCCGGCCAGATCGAGGACGGCGACGATCTCGCCCGGCTGGACGCGGCTCAAGGCGGCCGACGATCCGCGCAGCCGGACGTCGACGCTGTCCGGCGCGTTGCCGACGATTTCCAGCGCGTCTGGAATGTTGCGGAACTCGAGGGGCGCGCGGAGGCTGCGTTCGACGACGTGCTCGCCGGCGAGCGTGAGCCAGAGCACCGACGCCAGCGCCACGGCGACCGCCTTGAGACCGAGGTTGCGGAAGGGGTTGTAGCGCATCAGCGTCCGTGCCCCGCGAACCCGCGGCGCTGCTGCACCAGCCCGCGCAGCCGCTCGCGAAGTTGATCGGGCGACAGCCCGCGCTCGATCTCTCCCTTGAGCGAAATGGAGATCAGGCCGCTCTCTTCCGACACCACGATGGCGACGGCGTCGCTCTCTTCGGTGAGGCCGATGGCTGCCCGGTGCCGCGTGCCGAGTTCACGGCTCAGCCGCGGATTCACGGTCAACGGCAGGAAGCACGCCGCAGCCGCCACCCGCCCTTCCTGCAGGATCACCGCGCCGTCGTGCAGCGGCGAACCCGGCCGGAAGATCGTCACGAGCAGGTCGTAGGTGAGCGTGGCGTCGAGCGGAATCCCGCTCTCGATGTAGTTGCGCAGCCCGATCTCCCGCTCGACCGCCACGATCGCCCCGATCCGCTGCTGCGACAGCATCGTCGCGGCGACGACAATCTCCTCGATCGTCTCCGCCGCCGCCTCCTGGCGGTTGAAGTAGCGGAAGAACGGCGCCTGCCCGAGCCGCGCCAGCGCGCGGCGGATGTCGGACTGGAAGATCACGATGGCGGCGAACGCGACGTAGAGCAGCGCGTTGCGAATCAACCAGTTGAGGGTCTGCAGCGGCGCCAGCTGCGAGACGTAGAAGAGCGCGACCACGAAGAACGACCCGACCGCCATCTGGACGGCGCGCGTGCCCCGGATCAGCTTCAGGAACTCGTAAATCAGGAACGCGACGACGGCGATGTCGAGCAGATCCCACCAGCCCACGGGCGGCCGCCGCAGCAGATTGGCGAGATAGTCGGGCATTGGGCTGTAAGCTTATCAATTCCCAACTCCCAACTCCCAACGCCCAGGTAACACCGTTGGGGATTACTTGGGAATTGGGAATTGGAGGTTGGGAATTGACTGGGCTGCAGCTCGTATCAGATCGGCGACGCGCGCTACATCCACCATGGCTTTCACGCCGTGCACACGGACGATGTGCGCTCCCAGGAGAATGCTCGCGGTCACGGCCGCGGCGGTCCCCCACTCGCGGTCTGCTGCGGGGCGTTCGCCGAGCGCCGCTTTCAGGAAGGACTTCCGCGATGGACCCGACAGTATCGGACGCTCGAGCGCGTGAAGAGTATGAAGCTGCGCCAGCAGCGCGGCGCTGTGCTCGGCCCGTTTCGCGAAACCGAAACCGGGGTCGATGACGATGGCCTCGCGCGGGATTCCGGCGGCCGCCGCTCGCGCGATGGCGTCGCGCAGCTCGCTCGCCACTTCCGCGGCGGGATCGCGATAGCGGGCCAGCTCGTACATGCCGCTCGACCGTCCGCGTGTGTGCATGAGGACGACGGCCGCCCCTGTTTCCGCCACCACGCCGCCCAGTTCGGGCTCGTACTGCAGCCCGCTGACGTCGTTGACGATCGAGGCGCCCGCGGCAACCGCCTCGCGCGCGACCGCGGCCTTGTAGGTGTCGATTGAAAGGGGAACGGTCACCCGCCCCGCGAGACGCTCGATCACGGGAATCACGCGGCGGAGTTCCTCGGCCTGCGGCAGCGGCTCGGCGCCAGGCCTGGTCGATTCGCCCCCGACGTCGATGATGTCGGCGCCGTCTTCCACCATGCGCAGCGCCGCGTCGACGGCGCGATCCGGATCGAGGTGAAGTCCGCCGTCAGCGAAGGAGTCGGGCGTCACGTTCAGGATGCCCATGACGAGCGTACGCGCCCCGAGCCGGAGAGGCTCCCTGCGCGGAAGAGGAACCGTGAAGGAAGGGCGCCGGATCATGTGGGAATTTGGAAATTTGGAAATCTAGGAATTTGGAAATCTAGCCAGATTTCCACATTTCCACATTTCCAAATTCCCAAATTCCCGATCACTCCTGGGTGAGCGGTTTGTTGAGCGGCGGGATCTGGAGCGGCCGCTCCTTGGCCGTCTGGCGCGCCGCGTCCGCGACGGCGGCGGGCGACGGCGGCGGCTTGTGCGCCTCGAGCGCCTCGCCGGCGACGATCCGGCGGACCTGCTCGGCGTCGAGCACCTCGCGGGCGAGCAGCTCCTCGGCGATCCGCTCCAGCGCAACCTGGTGCTGCTGCAGCAGTTCCTTGGCGCGCTCGTAGTTCATGGTGACGAACCGCTTGATCTCGTGATCGATCCGAATCGCGGTGTCTTCGCTGTAGTCCTGGTGCTGCGCGATCTCGCGGCCGAGGAAGATCTGCTCTTCCTTCTTGCCGAACGTGAGCGGCCCCATCGCGTCGCTCATACCCCATTCGCAGACCATCTTGCGCGCCAGCTCGGTCGAGCGCTCGAGGTCGTTGCCGGCGCCGGTGGTCATGCCGCCGTTGGTCAGCTCCTCTGCCAGGCGGCCGCCGAGCAGAATGGCGATCTGATCGTTCAGGTAATCGCGCGTGTAGTTGTGCTTGTCCCCTTCGGGCAGCTGCATCGTCACGCCGAGCGCCATGCCGCGCGGGATGATCGTCACCTTGTGAATCGGATCGGCGTGCGGCAGCACCACCGCGAGCAGCGCGTGGCCGGCCTCGTGGATCGCGGTGACCTTCTTCTCTTCCTCGGAGATGATCATGGAGCGGCGCTCGCTGCCCATCATCACCTTGTCCTTGGCGAACTCGAAGTCGTGCATGCGCACGACCTTCTGGTTGTAGCGCGCCGCGTTCAGCGCCGCCTCGTTCACCAGGTTCGCCAGGTCGGCGCCCGAGAAGCCGGCCGTGCCGCGCGCGAGCACGTGGATGTTCACGTCGTCAGCCAGCGGAATCTTCTTGGTGTGGACCGCCAGGATGCCTTCGCGCCCCTTGACGTCGGGACGGTTGACGACAATACGGCGATCGAACCGGCCCGGGCGGAGCAGCGCGGGATCCAGCACGTCGGGACGGTTGGTCGCGGCGACGAGGATGACCCCCTCGTTCGACTCGAAGCCGTCCATCTCGACGAGCAACTGGTTGAGCGTCTGCTCGCGCTCGTCGTGGCCGCCGCCGAGGCCGGCGCCGCGATGGCGGCCGACGGCGTCGATCTCGTCGATGAAGACGATGCACGGGGCGTTCTTCTTGCCCTGCTCGAACAGGTCGCGGACGCGCGAGGCGCCGACGCCGACGAACATCTCGACGAAGTCGGAACCGCTGATCGAGAAGAAGGGAACGTTGGCCTCACCGGCGACGGCGCGCGCGAGCAGCGTCTTGCCCGTCCCGGGCGATCCCATCAGGAGGACGCCCTTGGGAATGCGGCCGCCGAGCTTCTGGAACTTCTGGGGTTCCTTGAGGAACTCGATGATTTCCTGGAGCTCCTCCTTGGCTTCGTCGACGCCGGACACGTCCTTGAACGTGACCTTCTTCTGCGAGCTGGACGAGAGCTTCGCCCGGCTCTTGCCGAACGAAAGCGCCTTGTTCCCGCCGCTCTGCATCTGCCGCATGATGAAGAGCCAGAAGCCGATCATCAGCAGGATGGGCGCCCAGGAGTACAGCAGCGTCGCCCACGGACTGGTCGTCTCCGGCTTGGCGGAGATCTGCACCCCCATGTCCTGGAGCTTGTTGGCCAGGCCTTCGTACTGTCCCGGCGCGTAGGTCCGGAACTTCGTGCCCGTGCCGTCGCCGGCGCTCGAATTGTTCAATTCACCGGTGATTTCGTTGCCGGTGATGAGCACCCGCGCGACCTGGCGCTTCTCGACGTATTCCAGGAACGTCGAAAACGCCATCGGCGTCTCGTTGCGCTGGAACGTCGTGGAGAACTGCCAGATCATGACCCCCACGACGATGAGGACCATCCAGAACAGCAAGCTCTTGAGGGTCGAGTTCAACCTGGGCCTCCTAAATGCCTGACTTTCAAGAGTATCACGCCTTGTGACGGGTCCGTGACGCGAAAGTCCTCTGCAACCGACTGGCCGACGACCCACACGATCCGGTCGTGGGCGTCGACAACGAGCGGGACCGCATCCCGGTCTTCCCGCCTGACCTTCCGATCCACCAGGAAATCCTGCAATTTGCGGCGCCCCGGCGCCCCGAGGGGCCTGAACCGGTCGCCGGCGCGGCGGCTGCGGACCGCCAGCGGCAGGGCCAGCGCCCCGGCCGCGACGCCGACCTCGCTGCCCCGCCCCTCCCAGTTGCTTTGACGCCGGTCGGCGCCATCCGGCCCCTCCAGCCGCTCGGCGCCCACCGCATGCGAGCCGACCTGGACCTCACCAGGGATAGACAGCGCCACGGCGAAAGAGGTCCCGCCTTCGCGCTTCGCGCTTCGGCGGGCAGGCCCGCGAGACCGCGATTGACCAGCCGGTCGCAACTCGATCCGGTCCCCCACGCGCACGGCAATCTGTCCCGGCAGGCTGATGGCGCGCCCTTCTCCTGCGGCCGCTCCCTCGGCGAGGGCCAGGAGTCGATCGACGTGCTCGAAGTGGATGGGCTTCGAACCGGCGAGCCGTTGGAGGGCGGCGTGCGCGACGCGCGAGCTCAGCGCGCGCGGAGCGCTGCTGAGGCCGGCCGCGTCCAGTCTGACGGATACATCAGATAAGACGACGCGCGCGGCCAGTTTGATTGCTTCGGCGTGAAGAAAATCTTCATCCTGCCGCGCCAGTTCCGCCGCGCGCGCGAGCACGC
This sequence is a window from Vicinamibacterales bacterium. Protein-coding genes within it:
- a CDS encoding class II aldolase/adducin family protein, whose product is MNEQELRDAIVEVGRRLYARGYTASNDGNISVRLDAGRLLMTPKSVCKGFMTPAMMCITDLEGRKLAGERDPSSEMQMHLEVYRQRPDARAVVHAHPPIATGFAVAGIPLDRAVLAEVVTTLGSVPIAEYATPSTRELPEAVRKYVKAHDGMLLANHGALTIGGDVFAAYYKMETIEHFAKISLVARLLGGERLLSRQEVDRLQGLRGMYGIAAPAPICQPDSAALGDSVNCQTVFAPDTDGPRLVADAAGAAGKDGEIRLTYRELTALIEAAVREIGRSSA
- a CDS encoding tetratricopeptide repeat protein, producing the protein MSKESLVVGLAGVFFGVLVGWILGSQQGVPPSPTAAPAAASQPANSGAQAAPPLDETRASALKTAAQQNPRDAASRVQLGNLYFDAGRFPEAAEWYQAALEIQPKDVNASTDLGIAYYYMNQPDKALQQFDRSLAIDARHAKTLLNVGIVRAFGKQDLKGAAEAWQRVLAAAPGSDEARAAEQALAGVKAAHPDVEKK
- a CDS encoding pyridoxine 5'-phosphate synthase — translated: MARLSVNVNKVATLRNSRGGALPSVVDAARVCVSAGAHGITIHPRADERHITRHDVPALAQFLAPHRGTVEFNIEGDPRPDLLAMVREVRPHQCTLVPVRPGEVTSQAGWPPDTPRGEMQGIVEDLRSRAIRVSLFVEPERAAVEWAASIGGDRVELYTEPFARAYKQGAAQADASFRRYIEAANVAHALGMGVNAGHDLDLDNLTLFRTLPHLDEVSIGHALISHALYVGLDRAVRDYLRACEAPR
- the glmM gene encoding phosphoglucosamine mutase, which encodes MRLFGTDGVRGKAGVHPLDHETVARLGAALVRAMRDARPLRFIVGRDTRESGDWIERELGRGIHAEGASITSAGVIPTPAIAYVTRAMGFDAGLVISASHNPFEDNGIKVFSGRGEKFTETLELQVEAIVHDTSWHVPAGGLPPVERTDVIDAYLEHLKRALPQPERLGRFKVAIDTANGATTTVAPRLFRELGFEVTVIGDEPDGRNINLDCGSTHPERLAAVVRQGGHRLGVAFDGDGDRAIFVDHEGRIVDGDAVMLMCARHMKAQGRLHGDALVATVMSNIGLEIALRESGIELVRCPVGDKHVMEEMLKRGIAIGGEQSGHIIFSDHLFTGDGIATALNVIRVMADTRRELADLASQLVSYPQVLVNVRVREKKELRSVPAIAASLDRVEARLAGQGRLLVRYSGTEPLLRVMIEGKDQQEIQGWAREIAESVKQHLG
- a CDS encoding CdaR family protein, producing MRYNPFRNLGLKAVAVALASVLWLTLAGEHVVERSLRAPLEFRNIPDALEIVGNAPDSVDVRLRGSSAALSRVQPGEIVAVLDLAGARAGSRLFHIRADEVRVPFGIEVSQVVPATLALELEKSARRTVPVVPAVEGEPAPGFVVGRVTADPPSVEIVGPESRVRQVAEATTEPVSVKDARSRVRDGVTIGVVDASVRLVQAQSAQVAVEIWPAPVERQVTDVPVRYRNLGAGLRGNLSPQLVRVTVRGARDALAAVRADSVDAFVDLAGLGSGRYNLRVQVEPSENFGVVQIEPAVVSVVIR
- the cdaA gene encoding diadenylate cyclase CdaA, with the translated sequence MPDYLANLLRRPPVGWWDLLDIAVVAFLIYEFLKLIRGTRAVQMAVGSFFVVALFYVSQLAPLQTLNWLIRNALLYVAFAAIVIFQSDIRRALARLGQAPFFRYFNRQEAAAETIEEIVVAATMLSQQRIGAIVAVEREIGLRNYIESGIPLDATLTYDLLVTIFRPGSPLHDGAVILQEGRVAAAACFLPLTVNPRLSRELGTRHRAAIGLTEESDAVAIVVSEESGLISISLKGEIERGLSPDQLRERLRGLVQQRRGFAGHGR
- the folP gene encoding dihydropteroate synthase, with product MGILNVTPDSFADGGLHLDPDRAVDAALRMVEDGADIIDVGGESTRPGAEPLPQAEELRRVIPVIERLAGRVTVPLSIDTYKAAVAREAVAAGASIVNDVSGLQYEPELGGVVAETGAAVVLMHTRGRSSGMYELARYRDPAAEVASELRDAIARAAAAGIPREAIVIDPGFGFAKRAEHSAALLAQLHTLHALERPILSGPSRKSFLKAALGERPAADREWGTAAAVTASILLGAHIVRVHGVKAMVDVARVADLIRAAAQSIPNLQFPIPK
- the ftsH gene encoding ATP-dependent zinc metalloprotease FtsH, whose translation is MNSTLKSLLFWMVLIVVGVMIWQFSTTFQRNETPMAFSTFLEYVEKRQVARVLITGNEITGELNNSSAGDGTGTKFRTYAPGQYEGLANKLQDMGVQISAKPETTSPWATLLYSWAPILLMIGFWLFIMRQMQSGGNKALSFGKSRAKLSSSSQKKVTFKDVSGVDEAKEELQEIIEFLKEPQKFQKLGGRIPKGVLLMGSPGTGKTLLARAVAGEANVPFFSISGSDFVEMFVGVGASRVRDLFEQGKKNAPCIVFIDEIDAVGRHRGAGLGGGHDEREQTLNQLLVEMDGFESNEGVILVAATNRPDVLDPALLRPGRFDRRIVVNRPDVKGREGILAVHTKKIPLADDVNIHVLARGTAGFSGADLANLVNEAALNAARYNQKVVRMHDFEFAKDKVMMGSERRSMIISEEEKKVTAIHEAGHALLAVVLPHADPIHKVTIIPRGMALGVTMQLPEGDKHNYTRDYLNDQIAILLGGRLAEELTNGGMTTGAGNDLERSTELARKMVCEWGMSDAMGPLTFGKKEEQIFLGREIAQHQDYSEDTAIRIDHEIKRFVTMNYERAKELLQQHQVALERIAEELLAREVLDAEQVRRIVAGEALEAHKPPPSPAAVADAARQTAKERPLQIPPLNKPLTQE
- the tilS gene encoding tRNA lysidine(34) synthetase TilS; translation: MLLDAVRRFVERHALWPPSGARVAVALSGGADSVALLVILKQLEAAGDLTVAGAAHLNHQLRGAEADADEAFCAALAARLQVPFVSERADVAALARDGRRSIEDAARAARHAFFARAAAALHADVVATAHTKDDQAETFLLRLMRGAGTRGLAAIRPRAGHIVRPLLEADRGALRDFLAARGEGFREDATNADVAIPRNRVRHELLPYLASHFSAGITGVLARAAELARQDEDFLHAEAIKLAARVVLSDVSVRLDAAGLSSAPRALSSRVAHAALQRLAGSKPIHFEHVDRLLALAEGAAAGEGRAISLPGQIAVRVGDRIELRPAGQSRSRGPARRSAKREGGTSFAVALSIPGEVQVGSHAVGAERLEGPDGADRRQSNWEGRGSEVGVAAGALALPLAVRSRRAGDRFRPLGAPGRRKLQDFLVDRKVRREDRDAVPLVVDAHDRIVWVVGQSVAEDFRVTDPSQGVILLKVRHLGGPG